The window AAACGTCAGCCGCCACGAGCATTTTACCTGCCGACGATGTGGAAAAATCGAAGATATTTACCCGAACTACCGCTCGCTGACCGGAAGTCTTTCGGAAAAAGGCTTCCAGATCGATGAGTGGAGAATAGAGGCCTTCGGCATCTGCCAAGGTTGCATTGAACCCAATCAACCGCATTGATTTGCGGTCTGACACAACAGACGAGAAAGGGGGAAGGAAAAAGATGGCAAAACCACTCAACGGAACCAAAACCCACGACAACCTGAAGCATGCGTTCGCCGGAGAATCCCAGGCGAACCGCCGGTATCTTTATTTTGCTCGGAAGGCCGATATCGAAGGCCAGCCCGACATCGCCGGCGTTTTTCGCGACACGGCGGAAGGCGAAACCGGCCACGCTTTCGGCCATTTTGATTTTCTAAAAGAGGTCGGCGATCCGGCCACCGGATCACCCGTCGGGGATACCGCCGTCAATCTTCAGTCGGCGATCGACGGCGAGACCTATGAGTACACACAGATGTACCCCGGCTTCGCCAAGATGGCGCGCGAGGAAGGATTCGATGAGATCGCCGCATGGTTTGAAACCCTCGCCCGCGCCGAAAAATCCCACGCGGGCCGGTTCCAGAAGGCCCTCGATTCGATCAAAGGGAAATAACCGCCTCTCTTATTGACTCCAAACCGGAGGGT of the Candidatus Manganitrophus noduliformans genome contains:
- a CDS encoding rubrerythrin family protein gives rise to the protein MAKPLNGTKTHDNLKHAFAGESQANRRYLYFARKADIEGQPDIAGVFRDTAEGETGHAFGHFDFLKEVGDPATGSPVGDTAVNLQSAIDGETYEYTQMYPGFAKMAREEGFDEIAAWFETLARAEKSHAGRFQKALDSIKGK